The segment ACAGTGAGCTTTGAAACCGGTCGCCATCATTACCATGGCGGCTGACCATAGGGGAAGCGCCTGCCAGTTGGTGGTCTGGTCTAGCCGTGCGGAAACCATGGACACCACGGTCAGGGCCATTAATACAGCCCAGGTAATCAATAAACGCCGTGAACCGGGCAGTGCCGTCATTTTTCCCTCTCAAAACTACCTGAGCAGATAAATCAGTGGATAAAGCAGGATCCAAATCAAGTCCACCATATGCCAGAAGGCTGCCGCCGTTTCTACATTCTCGGTGGAGGTACGCCAGCTCACTAA is part of the Halomonas alkaliantarctica genome and harbors:
- a CDS encoding cytochrome C oxidase subunit IV family protein codes for the protein MTALPGSRRLLITWAVLMALTVVSMVSARLDQTTNWQALPLWSAAMVMMATGFKAHCVLMVYLNLRAATPAWKGIFIALTLLTLTLIAAGYLAGRFHLVG